A segment of the Agromyces sp. H17E-10 genome:
GTGCCGAGCTCGTGCTCACGCCCGGATCCGAGGGCATGAAGGGCGCGGTCGCGAAGGCCGAGGAGATCGCCGCAGCGACCCCCGGTGCGATCCTCGCCCGCCAGTTCGAGAACCAGGCCAACGTCGAGATCCACCGCCGCACGACGGCCGAGGAGGTCTGGGCCGACACCGACGGCGGCGTCGACATCTTCGTCGCCGGCATCGGCACTGGCGGCACCATCTCGGGCGTCGGCCAGGTGCTCAAGGAGCGGAAGCCCTCGGTCGAGGTCGTCGCCGTCGAGCCCGCCGAGTCGCCGATCCTCAACGGCGGCGCACCCGGCCCGCACAAGATCCAGGGCATCGGCGCGAACTTCGTGCCCGACGTGCTCGACCGCACCGTCTACGACGAGGTGCTCGACGTCAACATCGACCAGGCCGTCGAGACGGCGCGTCGTCTCGGCCAGGAGGAGGGCATCCTCGGCGGCATCTCGTCGGGCGCCACCGTCTACGCCGCCCTCGAGCTCGCCAAGCGCCCCGAGAACGCCGGCAAGACCATCGTGGTGATCGTCGCGAGCTACGGCGAGCGGTATCTGTCGACCGTCCTGTACGAGGGTCTGCTTGACTGATCGCGTGACGATCAGTTCGCGCCTGAGAGAAGACCTCGCGACCGCCCGTGCGCACGACCCCGCGGCACGGAGCGGCCTCGAGGTCTTCCTCGTGTACTCGGGCCTGCACGCCATCTGGACCTACCGCCTCACGCATCGGCTGTGGGTGGCGGGCTGGCGGTTCCCCGCCCGGCTCATCTCGCAGTTCGCGCGATTCCTCACGGGCATCGAGATCCACCCCGGCGCCACGATCGGCCGGCGCTTCTTCATCGACCACGGCATGGGCGTCGTGATCGGCGAGACGGCCGTCGTCGGCGACGACGTCATGCTGTATCACGGCGTCACCCTCGGCGGGAAGGCGCCGCGCAACACCCCGCCGGGCACGAAACGCCACCCGACCCTCGACGACGGGGTCACCGTCGGCGCCGGGGCGAAGATCCTCGGCGACATCACGATCGGCGCGTGGAGCGCGGTCGGCGCGAACGCCGTGGTCACCCGCGGCGCTCCCCCGCACTCGCTCGTCGTCGGCGTGCCCGCGACCGTGCGGCCGCTCTCGCACGCGACGGCCGACGCCGCCCGCGGCGTGCACGACTGGCACATCTGAGCCCGCAGACGACGGATGCCCCGTGGCCGGCCGGCCACGGGGCATCCGCGTCGTGCTGGTCGACCGCCGTGCGGTCGGACGTCGCGCCTACTCGCCGCCGAGGTCGGCGAGCCGCGCCTCCTCGTCGGCCTGGATCGCCGACTCGATGAGCGGCTCGAGCGCGCCGTTCATGACCTGGTCGAGGTTGTACGCCTTGTAGCCCGTGCGGTGGTCGGCGATGCGGTTCTCGGGGAAGTTGTACGTGCGGATGCGCTCCGAGCGGTCCATCGACCGGATCTGCGACTTGCGTGCGTCGGAGGCGGCCGCGGCGAGCTCCTCCTGCTGGCGCGCGAGGATGCGGGCGCGGAGCACTCGCATCGCCGCCTCGCGGTTCTGCAGCTGCGACTTCTCGTTCTGCATCGAGACCACGATGCCCGTCGGCAGGTGGGTGATGCGCACCGCCGAGTCGGTCGTGTTCACCGACTGGCCGCCGGGGCCCGACGAGCGATACACGTCGATCTTGAGGTCGTTCTGGTTGATGTCGACCTCTTCGGGCTCGTCGACCTCGGGGAAGACGAGCACGCCCGTGGTCGACGTGTGGATGCGGCCCTGGGTCTCGGTGACGGGGACGCGCTGCACGCGGTGCACGCCGCCCTCGTACTTGAGGTGCGCCCACACGCCCTGCGCGGGGTCGGTCGCGTTCGACTTGATCGCGACCTGCACGTCCTTGTAGCCGCCGAGGTCGGACTCGTTGCGTTCGAGGAGCTCGGTCTTCCAGCCTTTCGACTGCGCGTACTGGATGTACATGCGGAGGAGGTCGGCCGCGAAGAGGGCGCTCTCCGCGCCCCCTTCGCCGCCCTTGATCTCCATGATGACGTCACGGCCGTCGTCGGGGTCGCGCGGGATCAGCAGGCGCCGGAGCTTCTCCTGCGCCTGCGCCAGCCCCTCCTCGAGGGCGGGCACCTCCTCGGCGAAGGCGTCGTCCTCCTTCGCGAGCTCGCGCGCGGCCTCGAGGTCGTCCTGCGCCTGGTGCCACGCCTGGTTCGCCGCGACGATCCGGCTCAGCTCGGCGTAGCGCCGGTTGACCTTCTTCGCCCGCGCAGCGTCGGCGTGCAGCGCCGGGTCGGCGAGCTCCTCCTGCAGCTGCGCGTGCTCGTCGAGCAGCGGCTGAACCGATTCGAACACGGATGCCTCAGCGGTGGTCGGTCTCGTGCCCGTGCGAGTTGCCGTGGCCGGCGACCGGCATCGACTTCTGCATGAGCAGCAGGAACTCGGCGTTCGACTGGGTCTCCTTCAGGCGGCCCAGCACGGCCTCGAGCGCGGGCTGCTGGTCGAGCCCGGCGAGGGCGCGACGCAGCTTCCACGTGATCTTGACCTCGTCGGGGCTGAGCAGCATCTCCTCGCGACGGGTCGACGACGCGTTCACGTCGACGGCCGGGAAGATGCGCTTGTCGGCGAGCTGGCGCGAGAGGCGCAGCTCGCTGTTGCCGGTGCCCTTGAACTCCTCGAAGATGACCTCGTCCATCTTCGAGCCGGTCTCGACGAGCGCGGTCGCGAGGATGGTCAGCGAGCCGCCGTTCTCGATGTTGCGCGCCGCACCGAAGAACCGCTTCGGCGGGTAGAGCGCCGACGCGTCGACGCCGCCCGAGAGGATGCGACCCGAGGCCGGCGCGGCCAGGTTGTACGCGCGGCCGAGGCGCGTGATCGAGTCGAGCAGCACGACGACGTCGTGGCCGAGCTCGACGAGGCGCTTCGCGCGCTCGATCGCGAGCTCGGCGACCGTCGTGTGGTCTTCGGCCGGACGGTCGAACGTCGAGGCGATGACCTCACCCTTCACCGTGCGCTGCATGTCGGTGACCTCTTCGGGCCGCTCGTCGACGAGCACGACCATGAGGTGCACCTCGGGGTTGTTCTGCGAGATCGCGTTCGCGATCTGCTGCAGCACGATCGTCTTGCCGGCCTTCGGGGGCGCGACGATGAGGCCGCGCTGGCCCTTGCCGATCGGGGCGACGAGGTCGATGATGCGCTGCGTGAGCTTGGTGGGCTCGGTCTCGAGGCGCAGGCGCTCCTGCGGGTAGAGCGGGGTCAGCTTCTGGAAGTCGACGCGCGCGGCGGCCTCGTCGACCGACTGTCCGTTGACCGAGTCGACCTTGACGAGCGCGTTGTACTTCTGGCGGCTCGACTGCTCGCCGTCGCGAGGCTGCTTGATCGCGCCGACGACCGCGTCGCCCTTGCGCAGGTGGTACTTCTTCACCTGGCCGAGCGAGACGTAGACGTCGCTCGGGCCGGGCAGGTAGCCGGTCGTGCGCACGAACGCGTAGTTGTCGAGCACGTCGAGGATGCCCGCGATGGGGATGAGCACGTCGTCGTCGAGGATCTCGGGCTCGAGCTCGTCGCCGGCACCGCCCTGGCCGCGGCGCTTGCGGTCGCGGTAGCGGCTGCGACGGCCGCCCTCGCCCTCCTGCTTGTCGGCCTGGTTCTTGTCGGCCTGGTTCTGGTTCTGGCCGCCCTGGGCCTTCTCGCCCTGCTTGGCCTTGTCGGCGTCGCCCTGGCGGTCGGCCTGCTTCTCGTCGCCCTTGCGCGACTCGTCGCCCTTGCCGTTCTGGTTCTGGCCGTTCTGGTTCTGGCCGTTCTGGTTCTGGCCGTTGCCGTTCTGGCGACCGCCCTTCTGGGCGTCGTCGCCGCGCTCGGCCCGCTCACCGCGCTCGGCGCGCTCGCTGCGGTCGCCGCCGCCGCGACGGCCGCGGTTGCGGCGGCCGCCCTGACGGGGCTCCTCGGCGGGCTGCTCACCCTCGGCCGTCTCGGCACGGGCGCCCTCGCGGGCCGGCTCGCCGGTCGCGGCGGCGAGCTCTTCGCGCACGGCGGCGCGAGCCGCCTCACGGGCCTCGTCGTCGTTGGTCGGGGGCACGAGCCCCACGCCGGCGCCGCCGCCGTTCACGTGCTGCGCGGCCGCGGTGGTCGCGCTCGTCGCCCGACGGGGCTGACGGCCGCGACGCGGTGCGGATGCCTCGCCCGCGGCGGGCTCGGCCGTCGTCGCCTGCTCGACCGGAGCCGAAGCGGCCTCGGCCGCGGGAGCGTCGGCTGCGGGAGCCTCCGCCGCGGGTGCCTCGGTCGCTGCCTCGGCGACCGGGGCAGCGGCCTCGGTCGCGGACGCCTCGATGCCGTCGACGTCGAGCGTGGGGGCGGCGTCGCCCTCGGCCTGACGCGCGGTGATCGCCTCGACGAGCTCGCCCTTGCGGAGCTTGGATGCGCCCACGATGCCGAGCGAGGCCGCGAGCTCCTGGAGCTCGGCGACCTTGAGACCGGTCAGGGGGGCGCCGTTCGCCACGCGTGCTGCGTGATCGGATGCGTTGGTCACTGGGTGTTTTCCTTTCCCCTGGCGCAAGTGGTTGCACGGCAGGAGAGTTGATCGCAGCCTCGAGCGAGGTCGGCGCGCGCGGCGCAGACTGCGCAAGTGCGAAAGCAAGAGATTGCCGGGAAGTGCACGATGCGGCTCGTGAGCGGTGTCGGGTCTGACGTATCAGCCGCTTCACCCGCCGGGTGCGGAGTCAGTCTAGCACTGTGCTTCCCCGCGCTCGGTCACGCGACGCACCGCTGTGGAGAACCTCGTGTCGCGGAATCCCGGACCGCCGCGATCAGGCCGGTGAGACCGTCGCGCCCTTGAAGTCGACGGCGAGCGGCAGCGACTGCCACGCGGTGTCGGCTTCGCGCTCGACGAGGGCGATCGCCTCGGCGCGCGTGCTCGGGTCGTTCGCGAGCACGAGGATCGACGGGCCGGCGCCCGACACGACGGCCGGATGCCCCGCCTCGCGCAGCGCGCGGATGAGCCGGTCGGTCTCGGGCATGGCCGCGGCGCGGTAGTGCTGGTGCAGCTTGTCCTCGGTCGCCTGGAAGAGCAGTTCGGGGCTCTGGATGAGCGCCGCCACGAGCAGCGCCGAGCGCGACACGTTGAACACGGCATCCTCGTGGGGAACCTGCTCGGGCTGCAGCGAACGCGCGAGCGCCGTCGACATCTCGTGCTCGGGCACGAGCACGAGCGGCGAGACGCCCCGGTGCACGATGAGCTTCTTGTGCCGTGGCCCCTCGGGCGTGACCCACGCGATCGTGAGTCCGCCGAAGAGCGCGGGCGCGACGTTGTCGGGGTGTCCCTCGAGCTCGGTCGCGAGCTCGAGCAGGTCGTCGGCCGAGAACTCGACGACGCCCTCGAGCAGACCCTTCGCGGCGATGACGCCCGCGACGATCGCGGCACCCGACGAGCCCAGCCCGCGGCCGTGCGGGATCGCATTGTGCGCCACGAGCCGAAGGCCGGGCAGCGGCACGCCCGCGCGCTCGAAGGCGTGCGCGATCGAGCGCACCACGAGGTGCGACGCGTCGAGCGGCACCTCGCCCTCGCCGACGCCGTGCACCTCGACCTCGACGCCGCGGTCGGTCGCCGAGATCTCGAGCTCGTCGTAGACCGCGAGCGCGAGTCCGAGCGTGTCGAAGCCGGGGCCGAGGTTCGCCGAGGTGGCGGGCACCTTGACGTCGACGGTGCGCCCGGCGAGCGGGGTGGTCGCCTCGGCGACGAGCGTGCCGGTCATGAGGCGAGTCCCAGCGCTGCGGCGACCTCGGCCGTGTCGACGGGCACGACGGTCGGCTGGACCTCCGAGCCGTCGGCCGTGCGGAGTGCCCACTGCGGGTCCTTCAGGCCGTGCCCGGTCACGGTGAGCACCACGCGGGCGCCCTGCGGCACGGCTCCGGCGGCCGAGCGCTCGAGGAGACCGGCGACCGAGATCGCGGAGGCCGGCTCGACGAAGATGCCGACCTCGGCCGAGAGGATGCGCTGCGCCTCGAGGATCGCCGCGTCCTCGATCGCGCCGAAGTACCCGTCGGTCTCGTCGCGCGCCTGGAGTGCGAGCTCCCACGACGCGGGGTTGCCGATGCGGATGGCGCTCGCGATCGTGTCGGGGTCGCGCACGGGCTCGCCGCGCACGATGGGCGCGGAGCCCGCCGCCTGGAAGCCGAACATGCGCGGCATCCGGGTCGCGTTGCCGGCCGCGATGTCCTCGCGGTAACCGCGCGTGTACGCCGTGTAGTTGCCGGCGTTGCCGACCGGCACGAAGTGGAGGTCGGGAGCGTCGCCGAGCACCTCGACGACCTCGAACGCCGCCGTCTTCTGGCCCTCGATGCGGTCGTTGTTGACCGAGTTCACGAGGTGCACGGGGTAGTTCGCGGAGAGCTCGCGGGCGATGTCGAGGCAGTCGTCGAACGTGCCCTGCACCTGGATGAGCTTCGCGTCGTGCGCGATGGCCTGGCTCAGCTTGCCCATCGCGACCTTGCCCTCGGGCAGGAGCACGGCCGCGCCGATGCCCGCGTGGGTGGCGTACGCGGCCGCCGAGGCCGAGGTGTTGCCGGTGGAGGCGCAGATGACGACCTTCGCACCGTGCTCGACCGCCTTCGTGACGGCCATGGTCATGCCCCGGTCCTTGAAGGAGCCGGTGGGGTTCATGCCCTCGAACTTGACCCACACGTCGGCACCCGTGCGCCGCGACAGCGCAGGCGCGGGCAGCAGCGGCGTGCCGCCCTCGCCGAGGGTCACGACGGGGGTCGCCTCGGTCACGTCGAGCCGGTCGGCGTACTCGCGGATGACGCCACGCCACTGGCGCGAGCCGGGCTTGGGTGCGGGCGTCGGGTTCAGGCTGTTCACTGGGCTCCTTCGACTCGGAGGACGGATGCGACGGATGCGACGACCGGGCTCGCGGCGAGCGACGCGACCGTGTCGGCGAGCGCCGACTCGGTCGCCTCGTGGGTGCCGATCACGAGGGTCGCGCTGCGCGAGCCCTCGGGCACGCTCTGCTGCAGCTGCTCGACCGAGACGCCGTGTTCGGCGAACGTGCGGGCGACCTGCTCGAGCACGCCGGGCTCGTCGGTCACCTCGAGGGTGATCGCGTACCGGGTGGTGATGCGACCGATCGGCAGCAGCGGCAGCTCGGCGTGGGTGGACTCGGCCGTGCCGGGACCGCCGGAGACGCGGCGACGCGCGATCGCGACGAGGTCGCCGAGCACGGCGGAGGCGGTCTGCACTCCCCCGGCGCCGGCACCGTAGAACATGAGCGGGCCGGCAGCCGACGCCTCGACGAACACGGCGTTGTTCGCACCGTGGACCGCGGCCAGCGGGTGGCTGCGCGGCACGAGCGCCGGATAGACCCGCGCCGAGACGCCCTCGTCGCCGGTCTCGCCGTCGATGAGCCGCTCGCAGATGGCGAGGAGCTTGACCACGTAGCCGGCCCGGCGCGCCGACTCGACCTGGGCGGCCGTCACCTCGGTGATGCCCTCGCGGTGCACCGCGTCGACCGGCACGCTCGTGTGGAACGCGAGGCTTGCGAGGATCGCCGCCTTCTGCGCGGCGTCGTAGCCGCCGATGTCGGCCGTCGGGTCGGCCTCGGCGTAGCCGAGCTCGGTCGCCGTCGCGAGTGCGTCCTCGAGCGAGGCGCCGGTCTGGTCCATGCGGTCGAGGATGAAGTTCGTGGTGCCGTTGACGATGCCGAGGATGCGCTCCACACGGTCGCCCGCGAGCGACTCGCGCAGCGGCCGGATGATCGGGATGGCGCCGGCCACGGCCGCCTCGTACGAGAGCTGCGCCCCGACCTGCTCGGCGGCGGCGTAGAGCTCGGGGCCGTGCGAGGCGAGCAGCGCCTTGTTGCCGGTCACGACGTCGGCGCCCGAGGCGATCGCCTGCAGCACGAGCGTGCGCGCCGGCTCGATGCCGCCCATGAGTTCGATGACGACATCCGACCCGAGGATGAGCGACTCGGCGTCGGTCGTCAGCAGCTCGGCCGGCAGGTCGGTGTCGCGCTTCGCGTCGAGGTTGCGCACGGCGATGCCGACGAGGTCGAGGCGCGCGCCGACCCGCTGGGCGAGCTCGTCGGCGTGCTCGAGCAGGAGCCGCGCGACCTGGGAGCCGACCGACCCCGCCCCGAGCAGTCCGACTCGGATGGACCGGTACTCGATCATGCGGGGTTCCCTTCGGTGGTGGTGCGGGTTGCGGCGGGCGTGCCGGTCGCGTCGTCGACGGCGGTTGCGGCATCCGGTTCGGATGCGGCTTCGGATGCTCCGAGCCCGAGATCGCGCGCGAGCAGGTCGTCGATCGACTCGCCGCGCACGATGACGCGCGCCTCGCCGTCGCGCACGGCGACGACGGGCGGACGGGGCACGTGGTTGTAGTTCGAGGCGAGCGACCAGCAGTACGCGCCCGTCGCGGCGACGGCGAGGAGGTCGCCGGGCGCGGTGTCGGCGGGCAGGTGCTCGACGTCGACCACGATGTCGCCCGATTCGCAGTGCTTGCCGACCACGCGGCTGAGCGCGGGCTCCGCCGCAGAGGCGCGGTTCGCGACGCGCGCCGTGTAGTCGGCGCCGTAGAGCGCCGTGCGGGCGTTGTCGCTCATGCCGCCGTCGACGCTCACGTAGCGGCGGGTGCCGCCCTCGACGGGAACCGGCTTCACCGTGCCGACGGTGTACAGGGTGACGCCCGCGGGGCCGATGATCGAGCGACCGGGCTCGAACGCGAGCCTCGGGATCGGGATGCCCCGGTCGCGGCATCCCTCGACGACCGCCGAGACGATGCCGTCGGCGATCTCCTCGATCGGCTGCGGGGTGTCGGCAGACGTGTAGGCGATGCCGAACCCGCCGCCGAGGTTGAGCTCGGGCAGCGGTTCGACGGCGGCGAGCGCCGCGTGGGCGGCGAGCAGCCGCGAGGCCGACTCGGCGAAGCCCTCGGCGTCGAAGATCTGCGAGCCGATGTGGCAGTGCAGGCCCAGGAACTCGAGCGAGGCGTGCGCGCGGATGCGGTTGCCGAGCTCGACCGCGCGCTCGAGCGGCACGCCGAACTTCTGGTCTTCGTGCGAGGTGGCGAGGAACTCGTGCGTGGAGGCGTG
Coding sequences within it:
- the cysK gene encoding cysteine synthase A, which produces MAQIYDNITQAFGRTPLVRLNRLADGAGATVLAKLEFYNPSASVKDRLGVGIVDAAEASGELKPGGTIVEGTSGNTGIALAAIGAARGYKVILAMPETMSKERKSLLKAYGAELVLTPGSEGMKGAVAKAEEIAAATPGAILARQFENQANVEIHRRTTAEEVWADTDGGVDIFVAGIGTGGTISGVGQVLKERKPSVEVVAVEPAESPILNGGAPGPHKIQGIGANFVPDVLDRTVYDEVLDVNIDQAVETARRLGQEEGILGGISSGATVYAALELAKRPENAGKTIVVIVASYGERYLSTVLYEGLLD
- the epsC gene encoding serine O-acetyltransferase EpsC, with translation MTISSRLREDLATARAHDPAARSGLEVFLVYSGLHAIWTYRLTHRLWVAGWRFPARLISQFARFLTGIEIHPGATIGRRFFIDHGMGVVIGETAVVGDDVMLYHGVTLGGKAPRNTPPGTKRHPTLDDGVTVGAGAKILGDITIGAWSAVGANAVVTRGAPPHSLVVGVPATVRPLSHATADAARGVHDWHI
- the prfA gene encoding peptide chain release factor 1, with the protein product MFESVQPLLDEHAQLQEELADPALHADAARAKKVNRRYAELSRIVAANQAWHQAQDDLEAARELAKEDDAFAEEVPALEEGLAQAQEKLRRLLIPRDPDDGRDVIMEIKGGEGGAESALFAADLLRMYIQYAQSKGWKTELLERNESDLGGYKDVQVAIKSNATDPAQGVWAHLKYEGGVHRVQRVPVTETQGRIHTSTTGVLVFPEVDEPEEVDINQNDLKIDVYRSSGPGGQSVNTTDSAVRITHLPTGIVVSMQNEKSQLQNREAAMRVLRARILARQQEELAAAASDARKSQIRSMDRSERIRTYNFPENRIADHRTGYKAYNLDQVMNGALEPLIESAIQADEEARLADLGGE
- the rho gene encoding transcription termination factor Rho; translation: MTNASDHAARVANGAPLTGLKVAELQELAASLGIVGASKLRKGELVEAITARQAEGDAAPTLDVDGIEASATEAAAPVAEAATEAPAAEAPAADAPAAEAASAPVEQATTAEPAAGEASAPRRGRQPRRATSATTAAAQHVNGGGAGVGLVPPTNDDEAREAARAAVREELAAATGEPAREGARAETAEGEQPAEEPRQGGRRNRGRRGGGDRSERAERGERAERGDDAQKGGRQNGNGQNQNGQNQNGQNQNGKGDESRKGDEKQADRQGDADKAKQGEKAQGGQNQNQADKNQADKQEGEGGRRSRYRDRKRRGQGGAGDELEPEILDDDVLIPIAGILDVLDNYAFVRTTGYLPGPSDVYVSLGQVKKYHLRKGDAVVGAIKQPRDGEQSSRQKYNALVKVDSVNGQSVDEAAARVDFQKLTPLYPQERLRLETEPTKLTQRIIDLVAPIGKGQRGLIVAPPKAGKTIVLQQIANAISQNNPEVHLMVVLVDERPEEVTDMQRTVKGEVIASTFDRPAEDHTTVAELAIERAKRLVELGHDVVVLLDSITRLGRAYNLAAPASGRILSGGVDASALYPPKRFFGAARNIENGGSLTILATALVETGSKMDEVIFEEFKGTGNSELRLSRQLADKRIFPAVDVNASSTRREEMLLSPDEVKITWKLRRALAGLDQQPALEAVLGRLKETQSNAEFLLLMQKSMPVAGHGNSHGHETDHR
- the thrB gene encoding homoserine kinase gives rise to the protein MTGTLVAEATTPLAGRTVDVKVPATSANLGPGFDTLGLALAVYDELEISATDRGVEVEVHGVGEGEVPLDASHLVVRSIAHAFERAGVPLPGLRLVAHNAIPHGRGLGSSGAAIVAGVIAAKGLLEGVVEFSADDLLELATELEGHPDNVAPALFGGLTIAWVTPEGPRHKKLIVHRGVSPLVLVPEHEMSTALARSLQPEQVPHEDAVFNVSRSALLVAALIQSPELLFQATEDKLHQHYRAAAMPETDRLIRALREAGHPAVVSGAGPSILVLANDPSTRAEAIALVEREADTAWQSLPLAVDFKGATVSPA
- the thrC gene encoding threonine synthase, giving the protein MNSLNPTPAPKPGSRQWRGVIREYADRLDVTEATPVVTLGEGGTPLLPAPALSRRTGADVWVKFEGMNPTGSFKDRGMTMAVTKAVEHGAKVVICASTGNTSASAAAYATHAGIGAAVLLPEGKVAMGKLSQAIAHDAKLIQVQGTFDDCLDIARELSANYPVHLVNSVNNDRIEGQKTAAFEVVEVLGDAPDLHFVPVGNAGNYTAYTRGYREDIAAGNATRMPRMFGFQAAGSAPIVRGEPVRDPDTIASAIRIGNPASWELALQARDETDGYFGAIEDAAILEAQRILSAEVGIFVEPASAISVAGLLERSAAGAVPQGARVVLTVTGHGLKDPQWALRTADGSEVQPTVVPVDTAEVAAALGLAS
- a CDS encoding homoserine dehydrogenase — protein: MIEYRSIRVGLLGAGSVGSQVARLLLEHADELAQRVGARLDLVGIAVRNLDAKRDTDLPAELLTTDAESLILGSDVVIELMGGIEPARTLVLQAIASGADVVTGNKALLASHGPELYAAAEQVGAQLSYEAAVAGAIPIIRPLRESLAGDRVERILGIVNGTTNFILDRMDQTGASLEDALATATELGYAEADPTADIGGYDAAQKAAILASLAFHTSVPVDAVHREGITEVTAAQVESARRAGYVVKLLAICERLIDGETGDEGVSARVYPALVPRSHPLAAVHGANNAVFVEASAAGPLMFYGAGAGGVQTASAVLGDLVAIARRRVSGGPGTAESTHAELPLLPIGRITTRYAITLEVTDEPGVLEQVARTFAEHGVSVEQLQQSVPEGSRSATLVIGTHEATESALADTVASLAASPVVASVASVLRVEGAQ
- the lysA gene encoding diaminopimelate decarboxylase gives rise to the protein MASVSHDPGAQSAPADADALAPQVWPAGARRDEAGRIEIGGLDAVALAGRFGTPLYVVDEADARARARRTRLAFESAAHAAGTDVTVYYAGKAFLSGEVVRWVTGEGLAVDVCTGGELAVALAAGAEPARIGFHGNNKSLAEIARAVEVGVGALIIDSEVEIERVAEAAARAGRRQRVRLRVNSGVHASTHEFLATSHEDQKFGVPLERAVELGNRIRAHASLEFLGLHCHIGSQIFDAEGFAESASRLLAAHAALAAVEPLPELNLGGGFGIAYTSADTPQPIEEIADGIVSAVVEGCRDRGIPIPRLAFEPGRSIIGPAGVTLYTVGTVKPVPVEGGTRRYVSVDGGMSDNARTALYGADYTARVANRASAAEPALSRVVGKHCESGDIVVDVEHLPADTAPGDLLAVAATGAYCWSLASNYNHVPRPPVVAVRDGEARVIVRGESIDDLLARDLGLGASEAASEPDAATAVDDATGTPAATRTTTEGNPA